The Acinetobacter calcoaceticus sequence AGCGATTTTTTCCAAGTTAGCACATTACGACTACGAAGGCTGGGCAACGTTGGAGTGGGAATGCTGCCTTAAAAATAAAGATGATGGCGCACGCGAAGGCGCAGAGTTTATTAAGCAAAATATTATTCATGTCACCGATAAAGTGTTTGATGACTTTGCTGCTGCCCCTGTGAATCAGACTCAAATTAATCAGTTATTAGGTATTTAAGGAATCGTAAAAGATCAACATGAAAACTCACCTATTCAATGAAAACTCGTATAACGAATTCCAACATCATTACACTCACATCGAAAGTAAAAAATTACACTACGTCACCTTAGGGGAAGGTCCAGCTGTATTGCTTATTCCCGGTTGGCCGCAGACATGGTACGCGTGGCACAAAGTCATGATCGAACTAGCGAAACAGGGTTATCAAGCAATCGCAGTTGATTTACCCGGAACAGGAAATTCAGCTCCACTGGATGGAAGTTACGATACGGGGCGTATCGCTAAAATTTTATCAATGCTGATGACTGAACTTGAGTATCCAACTTATTCGGTTGTTGGTCATGACATTGGTATGTGGGTTGCCTATGCGCTTGCATCTGACTTTCCTGAGTCAGTGACTCGTCTTGCGGTAACAGAAGCAGTGATTCCCGGTTTAGCGCCCGCACCTCCTATTTTTGTTGAGCCGAGTGAAAATATCTTTCTTTGGCACTTCATGTTTAACCAGACCTTAGATTTACCCGAAGCCTTAATCGCGGGCCGTGAAGATACTTATTTAAATTATATGTTTGATAAATGGTCGTGGCACAAAGATAAAGTGGCGATTGAAACTTATATTGAAGCCTATAAAATTCCGGGTCGATTAACGGCAGGTTTTAATTATTACCGTTCTATTCCAGAGACCATACGTCAAAATAAAATCAGAGAAACTAAAAGCTTAGACATGCCAGTTTTAGCCATAGGCGCTGAACATGCCACAGATAATGCACCTTATGAAACCATGAAAAAGGTTTCACCGCATTTAACCAGTACAATTGTAAAAGACTGCGGTCATTTCATTATGGAAGAACAGTCAGAAAAATTTAGTTCACTCATTTTAGATTTTTTACAGCAGGAAAAAAGCGATGCCTCTACTTGCTGAAATTGAAAGCTGGCTTAAGTCCAGACCAACCGCACAAGCCGTAAACTCGTTGCAAGAGCTAAGGGAACAAGTAAATAAAGACATTATTGATCAGCAAGGCATTCAACATGATGCAAGCTACCAACAAAGTTTTCATGTTGCTGTTTCAGATGATATGGAAATTGAGGTTCGTGTTTATGTTCCATATTCACTAGAAAACGCTGAGCAACGGCCCGCTTTAGTTTTTGCTCATGGTGGAGGCTGGTGCCTTGGAAGTTTAGACGCATGGGACCGCTCGTGTCGGTTATTAGCAGAATCCACTCAACAAGTTGTATTTTCTGTGGACTATCGATTGGCTCCAGAGTTTAAGTTCCCAACACCTTTAAATGATTTTTTTACGGCATTCCGCTATATCAGTGAGAATGCTTCACTGTTTGGAATTGATCCAAACTATATTGCTGTAGGTGGAGATAGTGCCGGCGCAAACATAGCTGCGGCCACATGTCTCATGGCAAAACAACATCCAGAAATTAAGGTGAGCCATCAACTTCTTTTCTACCCAGCCTTAGATGCCACCATGAGTAGCAATTCTTATAACCAATACGCCGAAGGTTATGGTTTGGACTCATCCACAATGGTTTATTGCTGGGATCAATATTTGCCGCATGAAAGTGAAAAACAGAATGAACTTGTAAGCCCGTTACTTGCTCAGTCTTTAGAGGGGCTACCGGATGCAACCATTTTTATTTGTGAATATGATCCCGTTCGTGAGGATGGTGAAAGATATGCTCAAAAATTGAGAGATGCCGGTATTAAGGTGAACTTTCATTTGTTAGACGGAATGATTCACGGCGCGATTCACATGCTGGCAATCAGTCCCGAGAAAATAAAATCTATCTATAGCAAAATTCGTATGTAGATATATTTGTTTCCAACATTCAAACATATTGCTTAGTTGGCCACTCTTTAAAATTGTTTAATTACATATCTAGAGTGGCCCAATTAAATTTTAACTATGGATGTCGGTTACAGTGAATCCTTATTGAAATAGCCCTTTTGCTTATTTATTTAAATGTGGTAATTGTTTAAGAAAATCTTTTAAAGGCATCGGACATCCCCATAAATAGCCTTGAAACTCCGTGCAGCCATTGTTTTTAAAAGCGTTAAACTATTCCAACTCGATCGATTTATTTATAGTAGTAATTGTTTTCACTGGAAGTGCATCAAATAAGGTTGAAAAATAACTCATTTTAGACCAAGTATGAACATTACCAATAATATACAAACGACTCTTAGCTCGTGTCACAGCAACATTTAATAAATTTGGAGTTGAAGAGGCCCACGCTCTAGCCCCTTCTCCTATACGTTCTTTTGCTGTTCCTAACACAAGAAATACGATATCAGCCTCTTTGCCCTGAAAAGTATGCACAGTACCACATTCAACACCTATTAACCCTTCATCTTTAATACGCTCTTTACATGCTTGAATAACTTTTCTAAAAGGTGAAATTACATATATTTTCTTTTTCGAATTATCAACTGAAGCTTTGCGTCTCTCTTCAAGCTTTCTTAAAGAGTAAATCATTACATCTAGTTCTTCAGAATTAACAGGGTGTGTAAAATCTATTGAGTCCACATTGAACCATGTACTGGCTCCTATGTCATAGGCCATATCTACAGCTTTAGGATTTCCTGCACTATCGACACGTCCCTGAACCATTTGACCAGCATAAGCAATGCTATTTGCAATAGAAAACATAGGGTCATCACAACGACGATGCGTTCTTAATGGCATGCCAGTCCAGATTCTCGATTGGTCATCACCACTACCATCATCGATCCATGAACCCAATGGTGTTATTCGGTCAGCAAGGGTTTGTACAGATTCAAATACTGGGGACCAAGATAAATCCACATCATGTTGTTTGCGTAAGATCTCAACTACGCTATCTGGTAATGTAAAGACAGGTTCAACCTGTAAAGGATCACCAATTAAAATAGCTCTTTTGCTTCGCCAAATTGCACCTGCTGCCGATTGAGGAGTAGCTTGACCCGCTTCATCAATTAATAACCAACCTAGACTATCTTGTCCCAAGCCAGCAAAAAGCCGACTAAATGAAGCCAAAGTTGTTGAGACAACAGGAACAACAAAAAATAAGCTGTCCCAAATCAATGGACGATCCTCATAGGACAACCCTTTAGCATTCCCTGATAACATTTGCCCAACCATTCTTAAATTACTTAAAAATCGTTTGG is a genomic window containing:
- a CDS encoding alpha/beta fold hydrolase — its product is MKTHLFNENSYNEFQHHYTHIESKKLHYVTLGEGPAVLLIPGWPQTWYAWHKVMIELAKQGYQAIAVDLPGTGNSAPLDGSYDTGRIAKILSMLMTELEYPTYSVVGHDIGMWVAYALASDFPESVTRLAVTEAVIPGLAPAPPIFVEPSENIFLWHFMFNQTLDLPEALIAGREDTYLNYMFDKWSWHKDKVAIETYIEAYKIPGRLTAGFNYYRSIPETIRQNKIRETKSLDMPVLAIGAEHATDNAPYETMKKVSPHLTSTIVKDCGHFIMEEQSEKFSSLILDFLQQEKSDASTC
- a CDS encoding alpha/beta hydrolase, translated to MPLLAEIESWLKSRPTAQAVNSLQELREQVNKDIIDQQGIQHDASYQQSFHVAVSDDMEIEVRVYVPYSLENAEQRPALVFAHGGGWCLGSLDAWDRSCRLLAESTQQVVFSVDYRLAPEFKFPTPLNDFFTAFRYISENASLFGIDPNYIAVGGDSAGANIAAATCLMAKQHPEIKVSHQLLFYPALDATMSSNSYNQYAEGYGLDSSTMVYCWDQYLPHESEKQNELVSPLLAQSLEGLPDATIFICEYDPVREDGERYAQKLRDAGIKVNFHLLDGMIHGAIHMLAISPEKIKSIYSKIRM